The following are encoded together in the Coffea arabica cultivar ET-39 chromosome 1c, Coffea Arabica ET-39 HiFi, whole genome shotgun sequence genome:
- the LOC140037227 gene encoding uncharacterized protein — protein MDNPSSPLLLPPSNLTQPTATATAITTSNLPSPDIKPKLELIHAFNPNPNSNSNSHTPTSPPKKTQPLPWTHQETICLIQAYQEKWYSLKKGQLKASQWEEVSITVAARCGYDVPSKSATQCRHKIEKLRKRYRAERLKPYPNSWQYFELMDRMERGPLPISAARPVAAVKYKKNANSVGGGGNYDESDSEEGGGHYGGLEVKKNKLKSINNIVRGGEIGVSGSSSSNRNVNRMGMNRNFGGVGESARVLRGLRTPMNQKRKGYFQNDESDEEDEEERDEEEGLEEDKEVVVGRELASEIRGFAERFMRMENKKIEMMRETERYRMEMEKKRMDMILEAQRKVVDTIGRAFGADKKVKMAHEN, from the coding sequence ATGGACAACCCATCCTCACCACTACTCCTTCCCCCATCAAATCTAACCCAGCCCACCGCCACCGCCACCGCCATTACCACCTCAAACCTTCCTTCCCCGGATATCAAACCCAAGCTCGAATTAATCCACGCATTTAACCCTAATCCTAATTCCAATTCCAACAGTCACACCCCAACATCACCCCCCAAGAAAACCCAACCTCTCCCCTGGACCCACCAGGAAACCATCTGCCTTATCCAAGCCTACCAAGAAAAATGGTACTCTCTCAAAAAAGGCCAGCTCAAAGCCAGCCAGTGGGAGGAAGTTTCCATCACCGTTGCCGCCCGCTGCGGCTATGATGTCCCCTCCAAATCCGCCACCCAATGCCGTCATAAGATTGAAAAACTCCGAAAAAGATACCGGGCCGAGCGTCTTAAGCCTTACCCCAATTCTTGGCAGTATTTTGAGCTCATGGACCGTATGGAGCGTGGGCCTTTGCCCATTTCAGCCGCGCGCCCCGTTGCCGCTGTTAAGTATAAAAAGAACGCGAATTCTGTTGGCGGTGGTGGTAATTATGACGAGAGTGATAGTGAGGAGGGCGGAGGTCATTATGGTGGCCTTGAGGTTAAGAAAAATAAGTTGAAGAGCATAAATAACATAGTTAGAGGAGGCGAAATTGGTGTGAGTGGTAGTAGTAGTAGCAATAGAAATGTGAATAGAATGGGAATGAATAGGAATTTCGGTGGTGTTGGTGAGAGTGCGAGAGTTTTAAGAGGACTGAGAACTCCCATGAATCAGAAGCGGAAAGGGTACTTTCAGAATGACGAAAGCGATGAGGAAGATGAGGAGGAGAGGGATGAGGAGGAAGGGCTGGAAGAGGACAAAGAAGTGGTTGTGGGGAGGGAACTGGCATCAGAAATAAGGGGTTTTGCTGAGAGGTTTATGAGAATGGAGAATAAGAAGATTGAGATGATGAGAGAGACTGAGAGATATAGGATGGAGATGGAGAAGAAGAGAATGGATATGATTCTTGAAGCTCAGAGGAAGGTTGTGGACACAATTGGGAGGGCTTTTGGAGCTGATAAGAAAGTGAAGATGGCTCATGAAAATTGA